Genomic segment of Arachis hypogaea cultivar Tifrunner chromosome 16, arahy.Tifrunner.gnm2.J5K5, whole genome shotgun sequence:
GTAAAATTAGTTTCCGAAAGATAATTCATTCTTCAAATTAGTTCTCGAaagattttttaaatcaaatttgtcaTTCAAAGATTTTAAGTTAGTCATTTTAGTCTTTCCGTCACTTCTGTTGCTAATGGCATCAAAATTTATTGATGTGACACGTTAAATGATACAACAACATACATCTTGTAGTCTTAATTAGCAGCTAACAtgacaaatttataaaattagaccAAATGAACTCCAAATTGAAAGATTCCAATACCTCAAATTGTCTTCTCAATtaggttttaatttgatctttgatAAACTTATCATTCTAATAGTCAATTAATACTCCTATGTGTGTTGTAGTATCACTTAACGTGCCACATTAACAAAATTTGGCgtcatcaacaaaaaaaaatgacaaaatgaCTAACTcgattagtttaaaatttttaaaagacgaatttgattaaaaaaattgttagggATTAATTTGGAGATGAGTGATCTTTCAAGAACGAATTTGACCATTATATCGATAAAGTATGTTGTTAGATTACTagattaaaaaattgaattaataactaaacaataacaaaaaaaaataaattttgataactcctaatatttttcagattatttattagttattatcatgtgttttttatttttaaatttttgcattaagcatttttttttttgtatcattAGTAGATATCACGTTGTTAATCAATAATGGTTCTCTCTTCCCGTCTTGTATATGtataattcatataaaaaatgttatttgttctttaatttttatcttttattcaacttttaaatttaaatattttagtatattaattttttaattttttaattaatcgtattttttagatttaaaaaactactgctatttttatttaatttaaattttataattattatacacttataattttagttttattttttcgttATTCTAATTTAAAAGGTTTGGATGCAGTTAGACAAAAGTGATTTAACACGATCGATATTTGTTAATTCAAATATTTGctaaaaatttataatagtcatgcatatatatatatatatatatatatatatatatagaagatttttaaaactaagtttaaaatttaattaattgcaTAAATTCATAACACAtttagaataatataataatacaaaaatattttttgaacacATCTAAAATCTTATAATATGTGTTTTTTATTATTgcttagaaatttaaaatttaaaatatcatatcTCATATTATTATTAGTTGATCTAAAATCGGGCATTgacatatctaaattaaattaataatctaACAAATCCCAAATTAAGcatcttattaaaaaaaaaatcaacacacaactagaaaatggattaatacaaatagatttacagacggatttagtctttattacagacggatttttggttaccgacgaaattaccgacggattttgtccctctgtaaaagccccgtcggaaattatttaccgacgaattttttttccgtcggaaaattacagacggatttttaccagttacctacggattttccctctgtaaattttcTACCCATTTCCCAAAGGCGGCGCACTTTCAgatggattttccgtctgtaattacagacggattttccgtctgtaatttgaactttggaaaatTATCTTACActctaattacagacagaaaatccgtctgtaaatccgtcggtaaggtaaaatagaattttttatttttctaattacgaaataaacttattttcatacaaaataaatataaatttaatacaaatttttatctaatttgtattcgaatatttataatatttcaaaaaataaacaaattcatcatattatcaaactaaaagaaaagtactataaacaagcaagtcaatataattcaaaacataaaatgtattgatcatcaactataattcctagtatattgttcaaccatactaaaactatcagctatagtcttcagtgtcatcttcatcctcatcatcatcatagccCTCATCCCAAGCGTGTATCTAACAACTTACTAATACGCTCATCTGTTTGTTGAGTAACACGCTGAAAAAGCTCTTCATTGAGATTATGAATCTGTTCTCGCAAATCAAGAACAGAATTTTGATTTCTTGGTGCTCTTCCAGATACAGAATTGGCAGAAGTGGTTCCAAACTTGATAGAGCTAGAAAAGAATGACCCTTTTCCAGCAGGGATGGATCCAGACAACATATTGTTCTGAAGTGACCTGTGATAAACCACAGAAGCCAAACATCAAACTAATCTGCAAAGAATTGCATTCGTATAAGTGTCTCACTAGAGTTTATATCGCCACTCGCTTCTCCTAAACAGTTTTTATTCAAGAAATCCAAGATGGTGTTATGTAATAATCACATATAATAGGTTGACGAGTATCTTCTTACAGTTCCTGAAGAAGAGGCAGGTTTGAGAAGTTTCGAGGAATAGATCCATTGAGATTGTTATTGGCCAGATTGCTGCAACAGCAAGAGCATTACTACATCAGACTCATGTTGATCATCGCTAGCATGAAAATAAACGAACAttgttatatatacaaaatatataaataaaattggcTATATATTGTCTGAAAGTTTATTTGTTGGCAAGTGTCCTGTAAGATGATTCCAGCTAAGATCTCTACAACATGAACCAACAACCACAAATTAGAGGGTAGTcataaaaaggagaagaaaattaTTTCAATGTCACTAGTCACAATGCAAAATCACCAGAGATAGCTAAACATACAAATAGCTAAGATTTGCTATTGGGCTGAAATCAGGAACAGTTCCTTGTAGATTGCAGTTTCTCAGACTCCTGCCAAGCTAAAGAGTAAACATTAGCcccgaaaaataaataaaaaataaaaattgttcttATGTTCTTGAAGGTTAAGCTTGTGACTTAATATCCTGCTTGAGCTTGAGCTAGGAGCCCAAAGCATGTGATTTTTTACATACTTCCAAGTTCCAATCCATAACTTCACAAGTAAGCTCTTTGGCGATTAAGCATAAAGATTCAAAGACTCCCCATCTTTTACCACAAATTATATTTAAGAATGATACTATCAAAGTAGGATATCAGACATTCGGATTGCATGGTTAAAATAATACTTACAGTTTTACAAGCCTGGAAAAGTTTGCATAGGTAGAAGGAATTCCATTCCCACTGAAATTATTGTTATCAAGTTGGCTGCAAGGGAAATCAAATAGATGCATATTAACTTCTATAATACACAAAGATGAAAAAGTTGATAACTgcttcaaataaaaaagaaaatatatggaAGTAGGACATACAGTATTCGCAACCCTTGGAGCATGGAGTATTCTGGTGGAAGATAACCAGATAAGTTGTTGTTGTCCACAAGCCTTTAAAAGTCATTTCAACAAAACAGGCACagttaaaacttgaaaacaattaATCAGTCCAGAAGGCATCTCAGGAAGCAAAATAAAGAGCTTAAATACTCACAGGTGGATAAGATTAGGCAGCTTCGAAAGTTCGGGTGGAAGTTGACCACTAAATGAGTTGTTGTTCATGTGGCTGCAGGGAATATGCAAACAAATCAGATAAGGTGATAAATAAGAAATCCAGCTTCAAGTTCAGTTGGTTGTGCATATGGGCCATCAGGATTCACTCACAGGTGTTTAACATTGGTCATGTTGGCAAATGACACTAGGATTGGACCCGACAATTGGTTTTCGTCGACTTGGAATCTGTTTAATTTTGTAAGGTTGCCCAGCTCATCCGGTAAGCTACCGGATAAATTATTTCCATTCAGAAGCCTGAAAGTAcaaagcatcatatatatatatatatatatatatatatatatatacaatttcAACCAACTCCATAAACCTTGCTTCTAAACTCAGCCAACTAGATTACTCCATACATGTCTATTTATAACAACATCAGGACCAGCAGAAGTCCAAATTTAATTCTGTTTATACACATAGGCAATCATGATTGATCTTTTGAAACAAATCTCAGACAATATCAACAAGGATGACAGATAGAACAACACCTTCTTTGAAAAAAGAGAACTTGATGAGGATCAATTATAATAATTTCATCTTCTTTGGTATAGGTTCTTACAAGAGTTTTAGTGTTGCAATATTCCCAATCTCCTTTGGTATTGTGCCTGTCAGCTTATTCCACATGAAATCCCTTCAATTCAAGCACAAAACAATAAAAGATATTAGCATGATATAACATAACGTATTAGTAGAAAACCCCTCTaaagcttttcctttcttttgctttccAGAGAATAATTCATAAAATTTTAAGCATATAAGTAAAAATATTAAGCATCTGGATATACAAAACTGtataataacaaattaacaagCAAAAGCTATCAACAGTCTAAAAAATGACCTGGATTTCATAGACTATACACAATTTTGATAAGTCTCATGAACCATTTTCCTTCATGCATATGCATGCCCTTTTAATCAACTTGGATTCTATTTGCTAAGTTCTacctaatttaaaattaaaattatatctgATACACTTCTATCTAACGTCATTGCTTGACCATTTGAAAAACTAGTGCCATACAAAAGATATTCTCGCTATGAAGCTGGCAATGCCGCTTCTTGGCACTACACTTGTAACTCTCTCTGTGGCGTTCATGGCTGGTATCTACACAGTTATAAGCAAACTTACCTGGCTGGCCATATTTTCTTCTATATGCTCTCTTTGCTCCTCTCATCTTCTGCATCCAAATTCTCACGCTACATTTTCTACTACCCCTTTATCTTTTTAGAATCACTAGCTGAGAAGGAACCAGAGGAGCAAAAGAATTATAACTTGGTGCAAGCAATGGGCAACAAATTGGAGAAAGTAAAAAAAGAACGATAGATAAACTGATAATCTGAATAAAAAACGCAAAtaccaaattttgaaaaattgaattcaTTTATAATTTCACAGGGGCAAGACAAGTAGGATATGAATTCAGATATTTTGTGTCACAATCCATAGAGCTATAACCTGATCTTAATGATTGATAGCAAACTGCGGTACTTAAGCCTGCAGTGGTTATATAATTGCTACCTTAAAGAAAAGAGGCTTACCATATAAAAAGCTGCCATAAAGTACACGTTGAGCAtgcaaatgaaaacaaaattgaaaatttttgctACTAAAACTCGGATTAGCAATTTTTTCACTGATGTGCTTTGCATAGCTTCTCCAGAACTCGGATAATAGAGGAGAGTTGTGTTATGTAATATTATTAATAGAGGATAATAGCTACTAAAACTCCAGAACATTTCCTTTTCCTATTCAAGTGACAATTATGAACATAACAACTCCAAGCATGAGCCCTAAAACTGCAGTTTAGAATAGATTACCGAGCTTCCAGCTCTAAAAGTCTTCTCAACTGTATTCCCTGTAACATAGTTCTTGAGCTTGGTTCTTACAAATGCTGCTCCTTTTCCAGGTTTCACATGAAGAAACTCTAAACCATGCATCATGCAATTTCAAATAAACTAATGTCACATTATGCTCTAAATAATAATAAGCCCATAACTTCACATTATGTCTCTTCGAGTGTACTCTCTACTAGTAATTCTTAGCTTCCAATTTCTGCTTGATGCTTTagatttatcattttttaaaCAGAAATTAATTTGAAACTAACCTTAACGTGGCAGTGACATTATACTTGGGCAGCATCCTGCCACCAAAATAACCAAGTCAGTAACCAATTCCTATTTAACAAATCCATAGAATCAATTAGTGCACTAACCTGATATCTTTCATGAAAAGCTGTTTGGGCTTTTCCACCAAACTTGATATCATATCGGAATATCTGCTCCTCACTCCTCAGCCAAGTAGGTCATAGACAaagctaattttatttttcattaatattTAAGCTGAAAAGAAGGTCATAAAacagaaggagaaaaaaaaaggaacctTTCAATATTCTATCTTAACATATCACCTAACTACTTCTACAACTTCCAAATCACAGAAGAGAGAATAATACTGCAATAAATAATCCTAATACTGTAATTTCTGCATAGATAAATTTATCTGCTGCAATAAGTGATTAAGAGAAGCCATAATCTAGAAGTTCAATTCCATTCTATATCTATAAGAGTTCAAAGAATTTCACTGTATTGCTAGAACACTGATTAATTAAGAATGTGCAATTCTAGGGTTCCAAAATAATTAACCAAGATGAAGGATTGAAAGCAATGCATTTATCCAcacaaaaaaatcacaaatagAGTAGAATCGTGGAACAAGCTCAGAACAGGTGATCGAATCCCTAAGCTGGAAATTAGAAACATTTAAATAGAAGAAAGAGAATGGAAAGGGCAAAATTACCATTTGTTTTGAGATACCAGCATGTGATAGAAACTGTAACAAGAACAAGAAGCTCAAtcagcatcaacaacaacaagaagatagAAACTGCGAAGAAAAACTGATAAATCTAAAATTGGCACAGAAAAATTGAACCCTAAACAACAGAATCACAGGGAGGGGGCTCGTGCGACGCAAGGGATGATAGAGAGAGATCGTCCGACGCGAGTGGTCGCGGCAGCGGCGGAAGACGCCAAAAACTCAGAGGAACAACCGAACAATGGCAGCAGAGCGGcggcggaggaggaggaggaacggaAGAGAGCGTGACGAAGAAGATCCATTGGAAAAAGAGGAATTAATTGCATGAAATTAGAAAGCTGAGATGCGCCGCTGATGGAGGATTTGGAAGGGATGAGTGTAGAGATTTGGAGAAGTACCGTGATTGAAACGAGGAGCTTTTCACTCACAactcttattttaatattttctgacggaaaattttaaattacagacgaattttccgtctgtaataatttaataaaatgtagCGTTTTGTCTActtaattacagacagaaaattcgtctgtaactattccacgaaaaaaaaaattaattttccgactgaattatagacggattctcttttccgtctgtaatttatgctaatctatttttttttttgttttctgacaaaaaaatccctctgaaattccatctgtatttcagtgggataaaatccgtcagaaatatccgtctgtaataactagttttctagtagtgacaAAAGAGAAAATAGACAAGATAAATCAATTGGAGTAAAAAAAAagcataatattaaattataaaaaaaaaaaaacaaacacaacCCCATAAAGCCAGTAAAACTCAAAATTCTAAATAAAAGAAGTGATAAAATATAAGAATAACAAGTAAATGAAGGAAAAAAGTCAGAACCACAAATGAAGAAAAGGTTGAAGGGTAAGAGAAACGTAAGACAAGTAGTGTGGCATAGCTGTTTAACAATTATGCTTACACATACAGAAGAAGAAATCAAGGAACAAAAACACACCATGAGTGTAAACCATATAGAACAAATAGAACAaagactcaaatcaaatcaacacTATCAGAATAACAATTTACActctcccttttatttatttatttatttattttcttcctaTGGAATGGAACCAAATAAAAAAGGAATTGATTGGACAAATTAGCTATTGCAAAAAACATAACAAcccttttagttagttaattaac
This window contains:
- the LOC112759114 gene encoding uncharacterized protein isoform X1; its protein translation is MWNKLTGTIPKEIGNIATLKLLLLNGNNLSGSLPDELGNLTKLNRFQVDENQLSGPILVSFANMTNVKHLHMNNNSFSGQLPPELSKLPNLIHLLVDNNNLSGYLPPEYSMLQGLRILQLDNNNFSGNGIPSTYANFSRLVKLSLRNCNLQGTVPDFSPIANLSYLDLSWNHLTGHLPTNKLSDNI
- the LOC112759114 gene encoding uncharacterized protein isoform X2; the protein is MTNVKHLHMNNNSFSGQLPPELSKLPNLIHLLVDNNNLSGYLPPEYSMLQGLRILQLDNNNFSGNGIPSTYANFSRLVKLSLRNCNLQGTVPDFSPIANLSYLDLSWNHLTGHLPTNKLSDNI